A stretch of Lathyrus oleraceus cultivar Zhongwan6 chromosome 6, CAAS_Psat_ZW6_1.0, whole genome shotgun sequence DNA encodes these proteins:
- the LOC127094011 gene encoding uncharacterized protein LOC127094011: MWLLEHFKVADIRHVPRSENQDANELAQVALGYKMSKSKLQDMIEVRGKMVSSMPPTEDVLNENINHGRGPYEECQETHRVEEAWEHEVFSINNSSPTDWRKPIIDYLENPVGSTDRKTEYRVLSYVWSGNELLKKTPEGLLLKFLGDSEAYLVICEVHSGACGAHQAGHRMKWLLFRQGV, encoded by the coding sequence ATGTGGTTACTAGAACACTTCAAAGTTGCGGACATAAGACATGTGCCCAGAAGTGAGAACCAAGACGCTAACGAGCTGGCCCAAGTCGCTTTGGGGTATAAGATGTCTAAGTCGAAGTTACAAGATATGATCGAGGTTCGAGGAAAAATGGTGTCAAGTATGCCCCCAACAGAAGATGTCCTCAACGAGAACATAAATCACGGTCGGGGGCCCTATGAAGAGTGTCAAGAAACCCATCGAGTCGAAGAGGCATGGGAACATGAAGTTTTTTCTATCAACAATTCATCGCCGACAGATTGGAGAAAGCCAATCATCGACTACTTGGAGAATCCAGTCGGAAGTACTGATAGAAAAACCGAATATAGGGTTTTGAGCTACGTGTGGTCAGGTAACGAATTGCTAAAGAAGACACCAGAAGGGTTACTACTCAAATTCCTGGGAGATTCCGAAGCGTATTTAGTCATCTGCGAAGTACACAGTGGGGCCTGTGGCGCCCACCAGGCAGGCCATAGGATGAAATGGTTGTTGTTTCGACAAGGAGTTTAA